The genomic segment AAGAAGCGGAAAGCCAAGGCTTAGAAGTGTTAGGATTTTATCACAGTCATCCTTTCTTGGATTCTTACTGGTCCGAAGTTGACGAAAAAGCCAGCAAATATTGGACTGGATACCTGTATCTTATAATCTCCCTTAAAACGGGAAAAATAAACGCCTATGTGAAGAAAGATGATGGGGTCGAAAAGGAGGATGTAATCGTAATATGAGCGCCTTTATCGTCATGAATTTGCAAATCTTAAATAATTAACGGATGGAAGAGCTTTTCAAATCTGCATATATTCTGTATCTTTTTGAACTATTCTTCCATACATCGTAGTTTCGCCGCAAACAATATTCACTGGCTAATCGCTATTAATCGTTAAACCCTTTATAAAACATCAAAAGTATCAGGTAAAACATTTTAAGATCCTTTGAAAAATAGTGTTAATGTGTTTGATTGCGTTTTAATACATTACAGTGAACTTGGACTAAAGGGTTTGAATAGACCTATCTTCGAGAAGAAGCTAGTTGAAAATTTGAGGAAAGCTATTGAAGGATTAGAATTTCAGAAAATCAGAAGAATTCGAGGGAGAATTGTTTTGGAGCTAAACGAAAGAACGGATTTAACTGAGCTTGAAAAGTCTCTAATGAGAGTTTTCGGCGTCGCATGGTTTGCCTTCTGTTATGAAACAGACCCAACTCTGGAAAACATCAAAACCTTGGTAGCGGAGAAATTCAACTTTAAAGAAGGCATTAAAGTGAAAGTTTCAGCGAAAAGGGCAGATAAAAATTTACCTTTCACCTCCATAGATGTAAACCGCGAATTAGGCGCTTAT from the Candidatus Methanomethylicota archaeon genome contains:
- a CDS encoding THUMP domain-containing protein — protein: MFDCVLIHYSELGLKGLNRPIFEKKLVENLRKAIEGLEFQKIRRIRGRIVLELNERTDLTELEKSLMRVFGVAWFAFCYETDPTLENIKTLVAEKFNFKEGIKVKVSAKRADKNLPFTSIDVNRELGAY